From a single Larimichthys crocea isolate SSNF chromosome XIII, L_crocea_2.0, whole genome shotgun sequence genomic region:
- the lmtk3 gene encoding uncharacterized protein lmtk3 isoform X2, translating to MRPHCWVMVALAGIMSYFSPERALGAPQREVSQSRAASLSPPPYVVILISCSGLVSFVLLLLTCLCCKRGGVGFNEFDNADGEECSGGSSPIQEDSLSSCPSLPEVYTLPVRDRPNCPALQDGADSKSQCFKRHALNYLQEIGNGWFGKVILAEVLCDCSSSQAVVKELRVSASPLEQRKFLAESEPYRSLKHPNILQCLGQCSESIPFLLVMEFCQLGDLKRYLRAQRKSDGMTPDLPTRDLLTLQRMAFEITSGLLHLHENNYIHSDLALRNCLLTSDLTVRIGDYGLSHNHYKEDYYLTPDKLWIPLRWIAPELLEEYRGSLIVTDQTKTSNVWSLGVVIWELFEFGSQPHRHLSDEEVLTFVIRERQITLAQPRLKLSHADYWYEIMQSCWLPPSQRPSVAEIFLLLSSLLAAERGMTRGSVGEEDEEDEEYEEGRGRRGESEESFERRWDLLRPPAFQTAANERQRERDYGREDRDNSYPLLDPVGNCITPSSSELDDILTVTETSKGLNFEYFWEKAHARRGYKPLPPPQPIPTVNNNHRQSLDTPTVVPVISARSPSLASEYYIRLEEHTPQDKSPTLKGKTHASFRSDSISAGDMELVEIRSGMLGKERVPYCSSDKCGKGLQTVRSSEVQLQVPNTGVAEFRDTSSRVTDFSVVDLGDDDEEERKKSSEADKKSSTSSQAPVLPPKPRSMSMSSANHLHSRPLPAPPLGYRGLPHYSITGKIETDPHHMSSCPPSTFDHLGLHRARQTLPPSPSLSPSLPPSSHPIYPQPPQMCPPPLPPHSKPQRTCPSYNTADSYSRYNKPQIQRSNKDPLSCDLSEREGGTRHSLHNSRETSHSRAKDFDSPIRRENPLRPIYRNLPRPQPTNPQIDRQSSSSPTYSDEDDSPFMSPERPSGGTTVTHSSLSEDADPGCAELFSRGMKRTQSRLDTILPNIWKEDAELQAERVAAAKKSPMHLFLTEISSVTESSESKSEASWEDEEKEEKRDGERWGNFLQPNRGMRRSQSLITELGSWGPEKCNSRSGATEDITITKESFQRDLFLTEIDTGRMDTDVQGGLEGDPVKYLYPAGSRLRPYVCAPGLPSYTEAEEAYSKGIRRSRSLLSEITIGKQESEQQQTEKGPRRTEMTREEFLKEIQSAETFLTEIISRQNAATNKKKTDSSYSPTPLSPEYESICIDPNSAQTIRFQSEISMRAKGKDDPQTEAIYAQVTKRAKKSEIKISMRPEIPILHIGSNKQPLKADSQESNADHCQSGEFVFSEIMPKNGLLHNQTLSCQKEAEECSDGPALPARGEQTDLLEHPPPELTESVNESNTVLLRENKSLITNETDSQKAAIIGNGEIMKDKLQASSPERGDQTCGKTDITSHDPDCSDKVSAVDSELIAADLGSQNDENLPQHNDTDEEKHCHIAQKAPTPAGTPTTPDWDPSTDVSLITPTDSVLSPMTSNSADCLTPSDSWMSSGGGGGVGNGGWRALGNETPHRDSAYFSDSDWEGDGLNRRSSDGLITPRPSSARGGDRGTLTGIEEKTEEEGEMGEKSPLKNSIQMSEKTTIESVLGSNDPENAVSHLGDDKDKLNKGLESTQRDDSGIFPIENKKSTMQCDDPQAMDCVDLIDTLFSKLDDESLKGLPHSGGYPIDNHFTGGIIAQITDSAENDLNLHSKTIAEANVLIESVSDSQSKDCVLRPNNNDYTSATEMDIDLTALNSLKCGNDTEDSVPPTQSDNRESRLSKLYGIQTTDATLSDEPLSVVEPSDDGKSVYDKVSGLMCPSWAEAGVEEAEGHEERPGLDHNELGLRNLRCLDGSEDKKVTTETEKQLAAAELSNAMKEKSPLRGTASRMDSPNNADRDSCEGLDVKTKELWSAMEEDEERTGSGVVRGEFDCHRFSQSGGDLRLWPDENDQWASPERRCQDTELRSEFFSGFSNKAWEVGERLVVGQEFWETEENDELAGSEPHPAVLEGCEETWNDEMQGFTVKEKWASKDGDDQETVQVVDIQQEENIENIEEIGSFNKDLKREISDIEVENIEIPEQETLEQGDSSSCAETVRDGEGLLDSTGTEENQNFNRWPQNHLCEIQKEEQTSAELVDKETSSNLEFSHALENKISNISICITEAPHINFADLENVESGLESEAEMRPWQYIEEGVSIMNVEEDYRDTSLPSESISCPNDLDVQEEIDQSYPQVDNFSSVDFPSPPPSIDLDVQDDKLESLDDSFPSPPPSVIEAEEFISHINLEDFITSTETETYISPTHNTDVSEPPATTQSIGISANLNLPSVHVTLADESNLTPDIEKQDEHNNLFQKTSSANSSSPQVPLNNLPELLISEWKDLDEEPLEDFEKLEQLCCISGDEEDSLGDLFLGNLELLESLKKTPDQKSSIVSDSNTCEEMCGSTPLTEGSRVDLKEDGISDNSDELAESAPHVILDAQDKLSPQEERNDSQRSLNQTSEVKDQGSLSKMTTKNGLMMQVCEERLQFSLCENVKTNVLWGSSVKDTVMLRPWGEQITENSAELVTVKEQKEDESNEEQETSPSIQPHIESDETKAEPLTVIEQPEVAMPQPTANQAMKAKLARLSLALPPLALTLPLTPTGKGGFGDGALGNRIGRRRGLSSGSDPDDEEEDEQEDESSRRVIVVTETDVDKRVGLRSLLKSPKEPMDREKDRGRNVSFFDDVTIYLFDQETPTNELSTSSPTTPAPVAVKSTKLDLRGPNIKSKESKRKEDLSIKPRSPVGANPVTSSRFTVSPANDPHLV from the exons GAGCCTTAAACATCCCAACATCCTTCAGTGTTTGGGGCAGTGCAGTGAGAGCATCCCCTTCCTCCTGGTGATGGAGTTCTGTCAACTG GGTGACCTGAAGAGATATCTGAGAGCCCAGCGGAAGTCAGACGGGATGACCCCTGACCTGCCGACTAGGGACCTCTTGACTTTGCAGAGGATGGCTTTTGAGATCACCTCCGGTCTGCTGCACCTCCATGAAAACAACTACATCCACAG TGATCTGGCGCTAAGAAACTGCCTGCTGACCTCAGACCTCACTGTGAGGATAGGCGACTATGGCCTTTCACACAACCATTATAAG GAGGATTATTACCTAACTCCAGACAAGCTGTGGATCCCTCTACGCTGGATTGCTCCTGAGCTCCTGGAGGAGTACAGAGGATCTCTTATAGTTACAGACCAAACCAAGACCAGCAATGTGTG gtCCTTGGGGGTGGTTATATGGGAGCTGTTTGAGTTTGGCTCTCAGCCTCACAGACACCTGAGCGACGAAGAGGTGCTGACCTTTGTCATTAGGGAGAGACAGATCACGCTGGCCCAGCCCAGACTCAAACTCTCCCATGCAGACTACTG GTATGAGATCATGCAGTCCTGCTGGCTACCTCCATCGCAACGCCCTTCTGTAGCGGAGatattcctcctcctctcctcgctcctGGCTGCCGAGCGAGGAATGACGAGGGGGAGTGTCggggaagaagatgaagaggatgaggaatatgaggagggcagaggaaggagaggggagagcgAGGAGTCGTTTGAAAGACGCTGGGACTTACTCCGTCCCCCTGCCTTCCAGACTGCAGCAAACGAGCGGCAAAGGGAGAGAGACTACGGCAGGGAAGACAGAGACAACTCCTACCCGCTACTGGACCCTGTGGGGAACTGTATCACGCCGTCCTCGTCTGAACTGGATGACATCCTGACAGTTACTGAAACTAGCAAAGGCTTGAACTTTGAGTATTTTTGGGAAAAGGCCCATGCCAGACGAGGCTACAaacctcttccacctcctcagCCAATCCCGACTGTGAACAATAACCACAGACAGTCTTTGGACACTCCCACTGTGGTCCCAGTGATAAGCGCCCGGAGTCCGTCCCTCGCCAGCGAGTACTACATCAGATTAGAGGAGCACACTCCCCAGGACAAGTCGCCAACTCTTAAAGGGAAGACCCATGCCTCTTTCCGCTCTGACTCGATTTCGGCTGGAGACATGGAGCTGGTGGAGATTCGCAGTGGAATGCTGGGAAAAGAGCGAGTCCCTTATTGTTCTTCTGACAAGTGTGGAAAGGGCCTCCAGACTGTGAGATCAAGCGAGGTTCAACTCCAGGTGCCTAACACAGGTGTGGCTGAATTCAGAGACACTTCGAGCAGAGTGACTGACTTCTCAGTCGTCGATTTAGGGgacgatgatgaagaggagaggaaaaagagcagCGAGGCAGATAAAAAATCGTCCACGAGTTCTCAAGCCCCGGTCCTTCCTCCTAAGCCTCGCTCTATGTCCATGTCATCAGCCAACCACCTTCACTCACGCCCACTCCCTGCCCCTCCGCTCGGATATAGAGGACTGCCTCACTACAGCATCACTGGAAAAATCGAAACAGATCCCCATCACATGAGCAGCTGCCCACCTTCTACCTTCGATCACCTGGGGCTCCATCGGGCCAGACAGACTCTACCCCCATCACCGTCcctttccccctccctccccccatcGAGCCATCCGATTTACCCCCAGCCTCCTCAGATgtgtcctccacctctccctccccaCTCCAAACCCCAAAGAACCTGCCCCAGTTACAACACAGCAGACAGTTATTCAAGATACAATAAGCCGCAGATACAGAGATCCAATAAAGACCCACTATCCTGTGACTTGTCTGAGAGAGAGGGTGGTACCAGGCACTCATTACACAACTCCAGGGAGACTTCTCATTCTCGTGCAAAAGACTTTGACTCTCCCATACGTCGAGAAAACCCTTTGCGTCCTATTTATCGCAATTTACCCCGCCCTCAGCCCACAAACCCCCAAATTGACAGACAGTCTTCATCCAGTCCCACCTACTCGGATGAGGATGACTCTCCATTCATGTCCCCTGAAAGACCCAGCGGTGGGACTACTGTCACTCACTCCAGCCTATCTGAAGATGCAGACCCGGGCTGTGCAGAACTCTTCTCCAGGGGGATGAAAAGGACTCAGTCACGCCTTGACACCATCCTACCTAACATTTGGAAGGAGGATGCTGAACTTCAGGCAGAACGTGTGGCCGCTGCCAAGAAATCCCCCATGCATCTGTTTTTGACAGAAATATCTAGCGTGACAGAGTCTAGTGAGTCCAAGTCAGAGGCTTCatgggaggatgaggagaaggaggaaaaaagagatggagagagatggggcaACTTTTTACAGCCTAACAGAGGGATGCGACGCTCCCAGTCGCTGATCACGGAGCTGGGGTCATGGGGGCCAGAGAAATGCAACAGCAGATCGGGAGCCACGGAGGACATTACGATCACTAAAGAATCATTCCAGAGGGATCTTTTCCTGACAGAAATCGACACAGGAAGGATGGACACAGACGTACAGGGAGGATTAGAAGGCGATCCAGTAAAATACCTCTATCCTGCAGGATCCAGATTGCGACCCTACGTCTGTGCTCCAGGTCTTCCCTCTTACACTGAAGCTGAGGAAGCCTATTCAAAGGGTATACGGAGATCCCGCTCTCTCCTTTCTGAGATCACCATCGGGAAGCAGGAGTctgaacagcagcagactgagaaGGGGCCTCGGAGAACAGAAATGACCAGAGAGGAGTTCCTGAAGGAGATCCAATCAGCGGAGACCTTCCTGACTGAAATCATATCAAGACAAAACGCCgccacaaacaaaaagaaaacagactcgTCTTACTCCCCTACTCCACTGTCTCCTGAATATGAGTCCATATGCATTGACCCAAACTCCGCTCAGACCATCAGATTTCAGTCAGAGATCTCCATGCGAGCAAAAGGTAAAGATGACCCACAAACTGAGGCCATCTACGCCCAAGTGACCAAGCGTGCTAAAAAGAGCGAGATAAAGATTTCGATGAGACCTGAGATCCCAATCCTTCACATAGGATCCAATAAACAGCCTCTCAAGGCGGACAGTCAAGAAAGCAATGCTGACCACTGCCAATCTggtgagtttgtgttttcagaaatCATGCCCAAGAACGGTCTTCTGCATAACCAAACACTTTCATGTCAGAAAGAAGCGGAGGAGTGTTCAGACGGCCCTGCCTTACCTGCCAGAGGAGAGCAAACAGATCTCTTAGAGCACCCTCCTCCTGAGCTCACGGAAAGTGTTAACGAATCCAACACTGTGCTACTGCGTGAGAACAAATCACTAATTACAAATGAAACAGATAGTCAGAAGGCTGCTATTATAGGAAATGGGGAGATAATGAAAGATAAGCTACAGGCCAGCAGCCCCGAGAGAGGAGATCAAACATGTGGGAAGACTGATATCACATCACATGATCCTGACTGCAGCGATAAAGTTTCTGCAGTAGACTCTGAACTCATCGCAGCAGATTTGGGTTctcaaaatgatgaaaatttACCTCAGCACAACGACACCGATGAAGAAAAGCACTGTCACATTGCTCAAAAGGCACCCACTCCCGCTGGCACTCCAACCACTCCAGACTGGGACCCGTCCACTGATGTCTCACTCATCACCCCTACTGACTCAGTCCTGTCACCTATGACTTCCAACTCAGCCGACTGCCTCACACCTAGTGACTCATGGATGagcagcggaggaggaggaggagttggaaATGGTGGGTGGCGAGCTCTGGGAAATGAAACGCCACATCGAGACTCTGCCTATTTCTCAGATAGTGACTGGGAGGGGGACGGGTTAaacaggaggagcagtgatggACTTATCACCCCCAGGCCGAGTAGTGCTCGTGGCGGGGATCGAGGGACGTTGACAGGGATAGAGGAAAAaactgaggaggagggagagatgggagaAAAGAGCCCCTTAAAGAACAGTATACAGATGTCAGAGAAGACGACGATTGAAAGTGTCCTAGGTTCAAATGATCCAGAAAATGCCGTCTCTCATTTAGGTGATGACAAAGATAAACTAAACAAAGGGCTGGAGTCAACACAGAGAGACGATTCTGGCATTTTCCCAATCGAGAATAAAAAGTCCACAATGCAGTGTGATGATCCTCAGGCCATGGACTGTGTTGACTTAATTGATACGTTGTTCTCAAAATTAGATGATGAGTCACTGAAAGGGCTCCCACACAGCGGTGGGTATCCGATAGACAACCACTTCACAGGGGGCATCATTGCTCAGATAACAGACTCTGCAGAGAACGATTTAAATCTACATTCCAAGACCATCGCTGAGGCAAACGTTTTGATCGAGTCTGTATCTGACAGCCAGTCCAAGGATTGTGTGTTAAGGCCCAACAACAATGATTACACAAGTGCTACAGAGATGGATATTGATCTCACTGCACTGAACTCCCTCAAATGTGGAAATGACACTGAAGATTCTGTACCACCAACACAATCTGACAACAGAGAGTCGAGATTATCGAAGTTGTATGGCATTCAAACCACTGATGCCACGCTTAGCGATGAACCCCTGTCAGTAGTGGAGCCAAGTGATGATGGCAAGTCTGTCTATGATAAAGTGAGTGGTCTGATGTGTCCCTCTTGGGCCGAGGCAGGTGTTGAAGAGGCTGAGGGACATGAAGAGAGGCCTGGTCTAGATCACAACGAGCTGGGCTTAAGAAACCTGCGCTGCTTAGACGGCAGCGAGGACAAGAAGGTCACAACAGAGACGGAGAAACAGCTGGCTGCCGCAGAGCTGAGTAATGCCATGAAGGAAAAGTCACCCCTGAGAGGAACTGCAAGTCGGATGGACTCTCCTAACAATGCGGATAGAGACTCCTGCGAGGGCCTGGATGTGAAAACGAAAGAGTTATGGAGCGCcatggaggaggatgaagaacgTACAGGATCCGGTGTGGTTAGGGGAGAGTTTGACTGCCACCGTTTTTCACAGTCAGGAGGGGATTTACGCTTGTGGCCTGATGAAAATGACCAGTGGGCCTCTCCAGAAAGAAGGTGCCAAGACACTGAACTAAGATCTGAATTTTTCTCTGGGTTCAGTAATAAGGCCTGGGAGGTTGGGGAGAGGCTCGTCGTGGGTCAGGAATTTTGGGAGACTGAAGAAAACGATGAACTTGCAGGAAGCGAACCTCACCCTGCCGTCTTGGAGGGCTGTGAAGAAACCTGGAACGATGAAATGCAAGGATTCACCGTGAAAGAAAAGTGGGCCTCTAAAGATGGTGATGACCAAGAGACTGTCCAAGTGGTGGATATacaacaggaagaaaacattGAGAACATCGAAGAAATTGGCAGCTTTAACAAAGACCTGAAGAGAGAAATCTCAGACATTGAAGTAGAGAATATAGAAATCCCGGAGCAGGAGACCTTGGAGCAAGGAGATAGTTCGTCATGCGCAGAGACAGTTAGAGACGGGGAAGGTCTGCTAGACTCCACAGGGACAGAGGAGAATCAAAATTTTAACAGATGGCCCCAGAATCACCTCTGTGAGATCCAAAAAGAGGAGCAGACATCAGCTGAGCTTGTTGACAAAGAAACAAGCTCGAATTTAGAGTTCAGTCACGCTTTAGAGAATAAAATCTCAAATATATCCATCTGCATCACTGAAGCTCCTCACATAAACTTTGCAGACCTGGAAAATGTTGAGTCAGGCTTAGAGTCAGAGGCTGAAATGAGACCATGGCAATACATAGAAGAGGGAGTGAGCATCATGAACGTAGAAGAAGATTACAGAGACACATCTCTTCCATCCGAATCCATCTCTTGCCCCAATGACCTTGATGTACAGGAGGAGATAGATCAGTCATATCCACAGGTAGACAATTTCAGCTCGGTAGATTTCCCCAGCCCTCCACCAAGCATAGACCTTGATGTGCAAGATGATAAATTGGAGAGTTTAGACGACTCTTTTCCTAGTCCACCACCATCTGTTATAGAGGCAGAGGAGTTTATTAGTCACATTAATCTAGAGGACTTTATTACTAGCACCGAGACAGAGACGTATATTTCCCCAACTCACAACACAGATGTCTCAGAGCCACCTGCTACAACTCAGAGTATAGGGATCTCAGCCAACCTGAACCTCCCCTCTGTGCATGTAACACTGGCCGATGAGAGCAACCTTACACCCGACATAGAAAAGCAGGACGAACATAATAATCTGTTCCAGaaaacatcatctgcaaactCATCCTCTCCACAAGTTCCCCTCAACAATCTCCCAGAACTGCTGATTTCTGAGTGGAAAGATTTGGATGAGGAGCCTCTGGAGGATTTTGAAAAACTCGAACAGTTGTGTTGTATATCTGGGGATGAGGAGGACTCTCTGGGTGACCTTTTTCTGGGAAACCTGGAACTCCTGGAGTCTTTGAAGAAAACACCCGATCAGAAAAGCAGCATTGTTAGTGATAGTAATACATGTGAGGAGATGTGTGGCTCCACTCCACTCACTGAGGGGAGCAGGGTGGATTTGAAGGAGGACGGGATCTCTGATAACTCTGATGAGCTGGCAGAGTCTGCACCACATGTGATCCTGGATGCTCAGGACAAATTGTCACctcaggaggagaggaatgaCAGCCAGAGATCCCTAAACCAAACATCTGAAGTCAAAGACCAGGGATCTCTCTCCAAGATGACAACAAAGAATGGCCTCATGATGCAG GTGTGTGAGGAGAGGTTGCAGTTCTCCctctgtgaaaatgtgaaaacaaatgtgcTTTGGGGGTCGAGTGTTAAAGACACAGTGATGCTTCGGCCCTGGGGAGAACAAATCACAGAGAACAGCGCTGAGCTGGTCACTGTGAAAGAGCAAAAAGAGGATGAAAG caaCGAGGAGCAGGAAACTTCGCCCAGTATTCAGCCGCACATCGAGTCCGATGAAACTAAAGCTGAGCCGCTCACTGTGATTGAACAACCTGAGGTCGCCATGCCACAGCCTACTGCAAACCAGGCAATGAAAG CAAAACTAGCTCGTCTGTCCCTCGcccttcctcctcttgctcTGACTCTTCCCCTCACGCCCACCGGTAAAGGAGGATTTGGAGACGGTGCGCTTGGAAATCGGATCGGAAGACGGAGAGGTCTTTCCTCTGGAAGCGACCCtgacgatgaggaggaggatgagcagGAGGATGAAAGTTCCCGGAGAGTGATTGTTGTCACAGAAACAGACGTGGACAAACGTGTCGGGCTGAGGAGTCTGCTGAAATCACCCAAGGAGCCGATGGACCgagagaaggacagaggacGAAATGTGTCCTTTTTTGATGATGTCACGATCTATCTTTTTGATCAG GAAACTCCAACTAATGAGCTGAGCACTTCATCGCCCACCACTCCAGCTCCAGTGGCTGTCAAAAGCACCAAGTTGGATTTGCGTG ggCCAAACATCAAGAGCAAAGaatcaaaaaggaaagaggaTTTATCAATCAAACCAAGGTCACCTGTGGGGGCCAATCCAGTGACATCATCACGCTTCACTGTCAGTCCTGCCAACGACCCCCACTTGGTGTGA